The following are encoded together in the Mustela nigripes isolate SB6536 chromosome 11, MUSNIG.SB6536, whole genome shotgun sequence genome:
- the LOC132027238 gene encoding high mobility group protein B1-like, with the protein MGKGDPKKPRGKMSSYAFFVQTCREEHKKKHPDASVNFSEFSKKCSERWKTMSAKEKGKFEDMAKADKARYEREMKTYIPPKGETKKKFKDPNAPKRPPSAFFLFCSEYRPKIKGEHPGLSIGDVAKKLGEMWNNTAADDKQPYEKKAAKLKEKYEKDIAAYRAKGKPDVAKKGVVKAEKSKKKKEEEEDEEDEEDEEEEEDEEEDDDDE; encoded by the coding sequence ATGGGCAAAGGAGATCCTAAGAAGCCGAGAGGCAAAATGTCATCATATGCATTCTTTGTGCAAACTTGCCGGGAGGAGCACAAGAAGAAGCACCCAGATGCTTCAGTCAACTTCTCAGAGTTTTCTAAGAAGTGCTCAGAAAGGTGGAAGACCATGTCtgctaaagagaaaggaaaatttgaagaCATGGCAAAGGCTGACAAGGCCCgttatgaaagagaaatgaaaacttatattcCCCCTAaaggggaaacaaaaaagaagttcaaGGATCCCAATGCACCCAAGAGGCCTCCCTCggcctttttcttgttttgttctgagTATCGCCCCAAAATCAAAGGAGAACATCCAGGCCTATCCATTGGTGATGTTGCAAAGAAACTGGGAGAAATGTGGAATAACACTGCTGCAGATGACAAGCAGCCTTACGAAAAGAAGGCTGCTAAGctgaaggaaaaatatgaaaaggatatTGCTGCATACCGAGCTAAAGGAAAGCCTGATGTGGCAAAAAAGGGAGTTGTCAAGGctgaaaagagcaagaaaaagaaggaagaggaggaggatgaggaagatgaagaggatgaggaggaggaggaagatgaagaagaagatgatgatgatgaataa
- the LOC132026970 gene encoding zinc finger protein 75A-like has product MAPELLLPESQSLLTFEEVAMYFSQEEWELLDPTQKALYSDVMRENYETVISLAVPAHQILAFPEQINTKDWTVAPQLVLPESQSLLTFEEVAMYFSQEEWELLDPTQKALYNDVMRENYETVISLALFVLPKPKVISCLEQGEEPWVQRPLEFKNSSGELPSGSKVKSDTENHQPVYLSDLEIQVPGDTVSKKTRVKVPQKTTGKENHGDAHRMGKWHQEFPVNQTKELSIWEEELQRLMDLHKKARAVEKPFTCQECRKNFRLTSDLTKHKKIHTEMKPYKCQHCGKSFRGKSDLNKHITIHQGIKPYKCSWCGKSFSQNSNLRTHQRTHTGEKPFMCYVCGKKFSQNSHLSKHRRTHM; this is encoded by the exons ATGGCACCTGAACTCTTGTTGCCTGAGTCTCAG AGCTTGTTGACATTTGAAGAAGTGGCCATGTATTTTTCCCAGGAAGAATGGGAGTTACTGGATCCCACTCAGAAGGCCCTCTACAGTGATGTAATGCGGGAAAACTATGAGACTGTCATCTCTCTAG CTGTGCCTGCTCACCAGATCCTAGCCTTTCCTGAGCAGATAAACACCAAAGACTGGACAGTGGCACCTCAGCTCGTCTTGCCTGAGTCCCAG AGCTTGTTGACATTTGAAGAAGTGGCCATGTATTTTTCCCAGGAGGAATGGGAGTTACTGGATCCCACTCAGAAGGCCCTCTACAATGATGTAATGCGGGAAAACTATGAGACTGTCATCTCTCTAG CATTATTTGTGCTCCCCAAACCCAAAGTGATCTCCTGTCTAGAGCAAGGGGAAGAGCCATGGGTTCAAAGGCCCTTGGAGTTCAAGAACAGTTCTGGGGAGTTGCCTTCAG GGTCAAAGGTCAAATCTGACACTGAAAACCATCAGCCTGTGTATCTTTCTGACTTAGAAATACAAGTGCCAGGAGACACAGTATCAAAAAAGACCCGAGTGAAAGTTCCCCAGAAAACAACAGGGAAAGAAAATCATGGTGATGCACATAGGATGGGGAAGTGGCATCAAGAGTTTCCGGTTAATCAAACAAAGGAGCTTTCAATTTGGGAAGAAGAGCTGCAGAGACTCATGGATCTTCACAAGAAAGCTCGCGCAGTAGAGAAGCCTTTTACATGCCAGGAGTGTAGGAAAAACTTCAGACTTACCTCTGATCTTACTAAACACAAAAAAATTCACACCGAAATGAAGCCGTATAAATGTCAACATTGTGGTAAGAGCTTTAGAGGGAAATCAGATCTTAACAAACACATAACAATACACCAAGGAATAAAACCATATAAATGCTCTTGGTGTGGGAAAAGCTTCAGTCAAAATTCAAATCTCCGTACACATCAAAgaactcacactggagagaaaccttttATGTGTTATGTATGTGGAAAGAAATTCAGTCAGAATTCCCACCTTAGTAAACACCGGAGAACCCATATGTAG